One genomic region from Euzebya tangerina encodes:
- a CDS encoding phage tail protein has product MSEPFLAEVRMVGFNFPPRGWAFCDGQILPINQNQSLFSLLGTTYGGDGETSFALPDLRGRVPIHEGQGPGGASRTLGQRVGEETHTLSAAEVPAHTHTVQASTADADQDEPPSGGALARPADEIYSDGAASTSLAPAAVAATGGGQAHENMQPYLALNFCIALQGLFPSRN; this is encoded by the coding sequence GTGTCCGAACCATTCCTAGCCGAGGTCCGCATGGTGGGGTTCAACTTCCCTCCCCGGGGCTGGGCGTTCTGTGATGGCCAGATCCTGCCGATCAATCAGAACCAGTCGCTGTTCTCCCTGCTCGGGACGACCTACGGCGGCGACGGTGAAACGTCCTTCGCACTGCCGGATCTGCGCGGCCGCGTGCCCATCCACGAGGGTCAAGGACCGGGAGGGGCGTCGCGGACGCTGGGCCAGCGAGTCGGCGAGGAGACGCACACGTTGAGCGCAGCAGAGGTGCCGGCTCACACCCACACGGTGCAGGCGTCGACGGCTGACGCTGACCAGGACGAGCCGCCGTCAGGCGGGGCGCTGGCCCGACCAGCAGACGAGATCTACAGCGACGGCGCCGCCTCGACGTCGTTGGCCCCAGCTGCGGTGGCGGCCACGGGTGGCGGGCAGGCGCACGAGAACATGCAGCCCTACCTGGCACTCAACTTCTGCATCGCCCTCCAGGGGCTGTTCCCCTCACGCAACTAG
- a CDS encoding phage tail protein: MSEPFVGEIRMFAGNFAPRGWAFCDGQLLAVSQNDALFSLLGTIYGGDGRTTFGLPDMRGRLPIHAGTGPGLSPRRLGARAGAESVTLTVNQMPSHQHTWQASQDEADATAPNLNRLASTREDTYGDPGTIGLASSTVLGVGGSRSHPNLMPFLCVHFIIALVGIYPSRQ, encoded by the coding sequence ATGTCTGAACCATTCGTCGGGGAGATCCGGATGTTCGCGGGCAACTTCGCCCCGCGCGGGTGGGCCTTCTGCGACGGTCAGCTCTTGGCCGTCTCCCAGAACGATGCGCTGTTCTCGCTGCTCGGAACCATCTACGGGGGCGACGGGCGCACCACGTTCGGACTGCCGGACATGCGAGGTCGGCTGCCGATTCACGCCGGGACGGGGCCCGGCCTCTCCCCGCGTCGACTGGGTGCTCGGGCGGGTGCCGAGAGCGTGACGCTGACCGTGAACCAGATGCCGTCACACCAACACACGTGGCAGGCCAGCCAGGATGAGGCTGACGCGACAGCCCCGAACCTGAATCGGCTCGCCAGCACCCGCGAGGACACCTACGGCGACCCCGGGACGATCGGTCTCGCGTCGTCGACGGTGCTCGGCGTGGGCGGTAGTCGATCGCACCCGAACCTCATGCCGTTCCTCTGCGTGCACTTCATCATCGCCCTCGTCGGCATCTATCCAAGCCGCCAGTGA
- a CDS encoding phage tail protein: MSEPFLAEIRIFAGNFAPRGWAFCDGQLLPIAQNTALFSLIGTTYGGDGRTTTALPDLQGRAPMHPGRGPGLTSRRLGEAGGTETVTLTEAQMPNHQHSLLVSDEPAQADDAGGAVPAVASQDIWGAAADLAPMGNDSLTTTGGSQAHNNVQPVLVLNYIIALQGLYPSRS; encoded by the coding sequence ATGTCTGAGCCGTTCCTCGCCGAGATCCGCATCTTCGCCGGCAACTTCGCGCCACGCGGGTGGGCCTTCTGCGACGGCCAACTGCTGCCCATAGCCCAGAACACGGCGCTGTTCTCCCTGATCGGCACGACCTACGGCGGCGACGGCCGAACGACGACGGCACTGCCCGACCTGCAGGGTCGTGCGCCGATGCACCCCGGTCGTGGTCCCGGCTTGACCAGTCGCCGTCTCGGTGAGGCCGGAGGCACGGAGACGGTGACGTTGACCGAGGCGCAGATGCCGAACCACCAACACAGCCTGCTGGTCAGTGACGAACCAGCCCAGGCCGACGACGCCGGAGGGGCGGTGCCCGCGGTCGCCTCCCAGGACATCTGGGGCGCTGCCGCGGACCTCGCACCGATGGGGAACGACAGTCTGACCACAACGGGCGGATCGCAGGCGCACAACAACGTGCAGCCCGTGCTGGTCCTCAACTACATCATCGCCCTGCAGGGCCTGTACCCCTCGAGGTCGTGA
- a CDS encoding DUF6916 family protein: MSDPDQLDQLTCETFSPHVGSTFCVGPVDDGEGRLSELRLAAAEVTGTAPSDRRQPFSLIFVSDDATLPQGTYRLTHAELPDLAVFLVPIGPADGAAMRYEAVFN, encoded by the coding sequence ATGAGCGACCCTGATCAGCTGGACCAGCTCACCTGTGAGACCTTCAGCCCGCACGTCGGGTCCACCTTCTGCGTCGGCCCGGTGGATGATGGAGAGGGACGGCTCAGCGAGCTCCGCCTGGCCGCCGCCGAGGTCACTGGCACAGCGCCGTCGGATCGCCGACAGCCATTCTCCTTGATCTTCGTCAGCGACGACGCCACCTTGCCCCAGGGGACCTACCGGCTCACCCACGCCGAGCTGCCAGACCTGGCGGTGTTCCTGGTCCCGATCGGTCCGGCCGACGGGGCCGCGATGCGCTACGAGGCCGTGTTCAACTGA
- a CDS encoding TrpB-like pyridoxal phosphate-dependent enzyme translates to MSDSVPNKITLEQSEIPRAWYNVIPDLPAPPPPPLHPGTHQPIGPDDLAPLFPMDLIMQEVTTERFVEIPDEVRDVYGLWRPTPLHRAHRLEQALGTPAKIYYKYEGVSPAGSHKPNTAVPQAFYNAKAGVKRLTTETGAGQWGSALSFACAQFGLDLDVWQVAASFTQKPYRASMIRTWGANIHSSPSELTAAGRAILEADPNSPGSLGIAISEAVEMAVQDEDTKYALGSVLNHVLLHQTVIGEEALLQFAKIGQTPDVIVGCTGGGSNFGGLFFPFLREKLAGNINPRIVAVEPAACPSLTQGEYRYDFGDTAGMTPLVKMHTLGHDFVPDPIHAGGLRYHGMAPLISHMYELDLFEAVAIGQEECFESAVRFARTEGIVPAPEPTHAIAQAVREALACKESGEEKVILTALCGHGHFDMAAYDAYFDGQIVDHDHPAEEIAAAMARVPQIAN, encoded by the coding sequence CAGCCGATCGGTCCGGACGACCTCGCACCGCTGTTCCCCATGGACCTCATCATGCAGGAGGTCACCACCGAGCGGTTCGTCGAGATCCCGGACGAGGTCCGCGACGTCTACGGCCTGTGGCGGCCCACGCCGCTCCACCGGGCCCATCGGCTGGAGCAGGCGCTCGGCACGCCGGCCAAGATCTACTACAAGTACGAGGGGGTGAGCCCCGCCGGCTCACACAAGCCGAACACGGCCGTCCCGCAGGCCTTCTACAACGCCAAGGCCGGCGTCAAGCGACTCACCACCGAGACTGGCGCCGGTCAGTGGGGGAGCGCCCTCTCCTTCGCGTGCGCACAGTTCGGCCTCGACCTCGACGTGTGGCAGGTGGCGGCCAGCTTCACCCAGAAGCCCTACCGCGCCTCGATGATCCGGACTTGGGGGGCGAACATCCACTCCTCACCGTCGGAGCTGACGGCAGCCGGCCGGGCCATCCTCGAGGCGGACCCCAACTCACCGGGCAGCCTCGGCATCGCGATCAGCGAGGCGGTTGAGATGGCCGTGCAGGACGAGGACACCAAGTACGCCCTGGGTAGTGTCCTGAACCACGTGCTGCTGCATCAGACCGTCATCGGTGAAGAGGCGCTGTTGCAGTTCGCCAAGATCGGGCAGACCCCCGACGTCATCGTCGGCTGCACGGGCGGAGGATCGAACTTCGGTGGACTCTTCTTCCCGTTCCTGCGGGAGAAGTTGGCCGGCAACATCAACCCGCGGATCGTGGCGGTCGAGCCGGCAGCCTGCCCATCGTTGACGCAGGGTGAGTACCGCTACGACTTCGGTGACACCGCGGGAATGACCCCACTGGTCAAGATGCACACCCTGGGCCACGACTTCGTCCCGGATCCCATCCACGCTGGGGGATTGCGGTACCACGGCATGGCACCGCTGATCAGCCACATGTACGAACTCGACCTCTTCGAGGCCGTCGCGATCGGGCAGGAGGAGTGCTTCGAAAGCGCGGTGCGCTTCGCCCGCACCGAGGGCATCGTGCCGGCACCCGAGCCCACCCACGCCATCGCCCAGGCCGTCCGCGAAGCCCTGGCCTGCAAGGAGAGCGGGGAGGAGAAGGTCATCCTGACGGCACTCTGCGGACACGGTCACTTCGACATGGCGGCCTACGACGCCTACTTCGACGGCCAGATCGTCGATCACGACCACCCTGCAGAGGAGATCGCAGCCGCCATGGCGCGAGTCCCGCAGATCGCCAACTGA
- a CDS encoding AAA family ATPase, which yields MSTESNLFGADAPERVAGEIVYVIYADPTSGFAVVSLDEDREGAMKASGPLASLEVGQAVELVGRWETHPKHGRTFRSDFYELATPRTKKGLQQFLASDRFPGVGQALAERLVTAFGMGVADVIAADPHRLVEVKGVSTALAARIAAAWEAAGLLPQLVQLLAAVDLSPAVARAAIRVFGDEAVEIVAEDPYAYLTLPGVRWRHADALGRAAGIPEDDPRRLAAGAIGLVGALCWRDGHTWLATEDVLRRLPAVVGGGPERAQVALDEAASVGELDVDPDPIGPVPGGRVAPRLLHEAELTLAAHVEDLMGDVVGRPNPLVAAADEVDPTDTVSPGSETSDQEDPPAEAEELTAEQERAVAVAMTSAVSVLTGGPGTGKTHTVRELIRRASAAGAEVALCAPTGRAAKRLEELTGHAATTVHRLLEARPVPGSGFQFGRTVENPLPQDLVVADEWSMADAHLAASLLEALEPPTHLLLVGDPDQLPPVGPGASLRDLMACERIPVTRLETIHRQAAQSRIVTLAHELNAGQSPLIVGRDGDVFAVPERTPAVAERVAAIVAERAPDFFDCAPSDVQVLAPMYRGLAGVDAINAALKERLNPPAGRPAVAGWHEGDRVVATRNDAELDIANGDIGEVTETDRGETSVTVAFPQGSVTLDGERLGNLAPAWCLTVHKSQGGEWPVVVLVLDRTHRSMLTRELVYTAVTRARQGLLLVGDPSLLATASTRVGAGLAARQTTSAGRVAVALKG from the coding sequence GTGTCCACCGAGAGCAACCTCTTCGGCGCCGACGCCCCGGAGCGGGTCGCCGGCGAGATCGTCTACGTCATCTACGCCGACCCGACCAGCGGGTTCGCGGTCGTCAGCCTGGACGAGGATCGTGAGGGCGCGATGAAGGCCAGCGGCCCGCTGGCGAGCCTGGAGGTCGGGCAGGCAGTTGAGCTGGTCGGGCGGTGGGAGACCCACCCGAAGCATGGACGCACGTTCCGCTCGGACTTCTATGAGTTGGCAACGCCACGCACCAAGAAGGGCCTGCAGCAGTTCCTCGCCAGCGACCGGTTCCCGGGCGTCGGTCAGGCGCTCGCCGAGCGGCTGGTGACGGCCTTCGGCATGGGGGTCGCCGATGTGATTGCCGCGGACCCGCACCGGCTGGTCGAGGTGAAGGGGGTGTCGACGGCCCTGGCAGCCCGAATCGCCGCTGCCTGGGAGGCGGCCGGCCTGTTGCCGCAACTCGTCCAGCTGCTTGCTGCCGTCGATCTCTCTCCCGCCGTGGCCCGAGCTGCCATCCGCGTCTTCGGTGACGAGGCGGTTGAGATCGTGGCCGAGGATCCCTACGCCTACCTGACGCTCCCTGGCGTGCGGTGGCGGCACGCGGACGCCCTTGGCCGGGCCGCCGGGATCCCCGAGGACGACCCTCGCCGGCTGGCGGCTGGCGCGATCGGCCTGGTCGGGGCGCTGTGCTGGCGCGACGGCCACACGTGGCTGGCGACCGAGGACGTGCTCCGACGCCTGCCCGCCGTCGTCGGTGGCGGGCCCGAACGAGCACAGGTCGCGCTGGACGAGGCGGCCTCCGTCGGCGAGTTGGACGTCGACCCCGACCCCATCGGCCCCGTGCCCGGCGGACGGGTGGCGCCCCGCCTGCTCCACGAGGCCGAGCTGACACTCGCCGCACACGTCGAGGACCTGATGGGCGACGTGGTCGGCCGACCCAACCCGCTGGTGGCTGCGGCTGATGAGGTCGATCCCACCGACACCGTGTCCCCAGGGTCCGAGACGTCGGACCAGGAGGATCCGCCTGCCGAGGCGGAGGAGTTGACCGCGGAGCAGGAACGAGCTGTCGCCGTCGCCATGACCTCCGCCGTGTCGGTCCTGACCGGTGGTCCGGGCACCGGCAAGACGCACACCGTTCGCGAGCTGATCCGGCGGGCGAGCGCCGCCGGTGCCGAGGTGGCGCTGTGTGCGCCGACGGGCCGGGCGGCGAAACGACTGGAGGAGCTGACCGGCCACGCCGCAACGACCGTCCACCGACTGCTCGAGGCCAGGCCCGTGCCGGGCTCGGGCTTCCAATTCGGCCGGACCGTCGAGAACCCGCTCCCGCAGGATCTCGTCGTGGCCGACGAGTGGTCGATGGCGGACGCCCACCTGGCCGCCTCCCTCCTGGAGGCACTCGAGCCGCCCACCCACCTGTTGCTGGTGGGCGACCCGGACCAGCTCCCGCCCGTCGGGCCCGGGGCGTCACTCCGCGACCTGATGGCCTGCGAGCGGATCCCGGTCACGCGCCTCGAGACCATCCACCGACAGGCGGCGCAGAGCCGGATCGTCACGCTGGCGCATGAGCTCAATGCAGGCCAGTCCCCGCTGATCGTCGGCCGCGACGGTGACGTCTTCGCGGTGCCCGAGCGGACACCAGCGGTTGCCGAGCGGGTCGCCGCCATCGTGGCCGAACGGGCGCCGGATTTCTTCGACTGCGCACCCTCCGACGTCCAGGTCCTGGCGCCGATGTACCGCGGGCTGGCCGGTGTCGATGCCATCAATGCCGCGCTGAAGGAGCGGTTGAACCCACCGGCCGGTCGGCCGGCCGTGGCTGGCTGGCACGAAGGTGACCGGGTTGTTGCCACCCGCAACGACGCCGAGTTGGACATCGCCAATGGGGACATCGGTGAGGTCACCGAGACGGACCGGGGCGAGACCTCCGTCACCGTCGCGTTCCCGCAGGGCTCGGTCACACTGGACGGGGAGCGTCTGGGCAACCTGGCGCCCGCGTGGTGCCTGACCGTCCACAAGTCCCAGGGCGGGGAGTGGCCGGTGGTGGTGCTGGTGCTCGACCGAACGCATCGGTCCATGCTCACCCGCGAACTGGTCTACACCGCGGTCACCAGGGCCCGTCAGGGGTTGCTGCTGGTCGGCGATCCGTCACTCCTGGCCACAGCGTCGACCCGGGTCGGGGCAGGCTTGGCAGCCCGTCAGACCACCTCCGCCGGTCGTGTGGCCGTGGCGCTGAAGGGGTAG
- a CDS encoding dienelactone hydrolase family protein → MSEQTPHQNVEFSSNGGTAHGYLATPESGSGPGLIVIQEWWGLTDHIADVTNRFAAQGYTALAPDLYGGSITHDSEEAGQMMQNLPEDKAAMDLGGAVDFLLDHGAVTSSKIGVVGFCMGGGFVIQLAAQQGDKIGAAIPYYGVLQSQPDFSAITAAVLGHYAETDDFAPADKALEMGAAIREAGGQAAINIYGGTGHAFFNDENRMGTYDSDAAAVSWSRTLAFLAENLG, encoded by the coding sequence GTGTCCGAACAAACGCCTCACCAGAACGTCGAGTTCTCCTCCAACGGCGGTACCGCCCACGGATATCTGGCCACCCCCGAGTCGGGCAGTGGCCCCGGGCTGATCGTGATCCAGGAGTGGTGGGGACTGACCGACCACATCGCCGACGTCACGAATCGGTTCGCCGCTCAGGGGTACACGGCGCTCGCCCCGGATCTCTACGGCGGGTCGATTACCCACGACTCGGAGGAGGCCGGTCAGATGATGCAGAACCTTCCCGAGGACAAGGCCGCCATGGATCTCGGTGGTGCGGTCGACTTCCTGCTGGACCATGGCGCCGTCACGTCGTCCAAGATCGGCGTCGTCGGGTTCTGCATGGGTGGCGGTTTCGTCATCCAGCTCGCGGCGCAACAGGGGGACAAGATCGGTGCCGCAATCCCGTACTACGGCGTGCTGCAGAGCCAGCCGGACTTCTCCGCGATCACGGCGGCCGTGCTCGGGCACTACGCCGAGACCGACGACTTCGCCCCCGCCGACAAGGCGCTGGAGATGGGCGCCGCGATCCGTGAGGCGGGGGGCCAGGCGGCCATCAACATCTACGGGGGCACGGGGCACGCCTTCTTCAACGACGAGAACCGGATGGGCACCTACGACAGCGACGCCGCCGCGGTGTCCTGGTCACGAACGTTGGCGTTCCTGGCCGAGAACCTGGGCTGA
- a CDS encoding GNAT family N-acetyltransferase, whose translation MTLIEEPVVDKRPVAAHDRSFLAQVYASTRTSELDRTPWTPQQKQAFLTQQFEAQDDHYRTHYGDAEWSVLLVDAEPVGRLYLDRRAEEFRIIDIAILPEHRGRGIGTRVLRAVIDEAEHAGVPVSIHVEAANPAMRLYERLGFEAVEDRPPYRFLRRAADGPGGPVS comes from the coding sequence GTGACGCTGATCGAGGAACCCGTCGTCGACAAGCGGCCCGTCGCGGCGCACGATCGATCCTTCCTGGCCCAGGTCTACGCCTCCACACGAACATCTGAGCTCGACCGGACACCGTGGACGCCACAGCAGAAGCAGGCGTTCCTGACCCAGCAGTTCGAGGCCCAGGACGACCACTACCGGACCCACTACGGCGACGCCGAGTGGTCGGTGCTGCTCGTCGACGCTGAGCCGGTCGGCCGGCTCTACCTCGACCGTCGCGCCGAGGAGTTCCGCATCATCGACATCGCCATCCTCCCCGAACACCGGGGTAGGGGCATCGGGACGCGCGTGCTCCGAGCTGTCATCGACGAGGCCGAGCATGCCGGCGTCCCGGTCTCGATCCACGTCGAGGCCGCCAACCCGGCGATGCGTCTGTACGAGCGTCTGGGCTTCGAGGCGGTCGAGGACCGACCGCCCTACCGGTTCCTGCGCCGCGCAGCCGACGGCCCCGGTGGCCCGGTCAGTTGA